TAGCAGCACGGCCATCTCCCCACTCGTTGATCCCCCGCACAATCATACACACGTCGATTTCTTCAGGTTGTTGAGCTTTATTATCTGCAGTGTAGCAGCTACCTTCCTCGCTCGTCTACTGCGTACGTCAGTCGACGAGCTCGACGATCGTTTCCACCATGGCGGAGGAAGAAATGGACCAGCAATATAATGGAGGGAGCATTGCTGCGCAAGATTCTCGCCGACGACTACTGGTCACCGGTGAGGTTTGAACGGTAATTGTTTGGTTGTGCTAGTTACATACTCAAGTACTACTGGCCTATGCCTGAATGATTCAGCACGATCTTGTCAAATGTCAAGTGACAGCGGGTGAATACATTGTCAGATCATGTTTCTTTCATGATGGAAGAAAAAAGGCAGCATCTTCGATTACGCAAGGTCTAGCCTGTTTGTGCCGACAGGAGGAGTGTACTGGTCCATCGAACTCAAAGACTGAATTGAAACTCGCCTAATCAAGTTAGAGTGTTTGACCCCCAAGCCAAACCTGAGAAAAGTAGTTGCCCAGATTCGTCGGTAAAACAGTAAAATATACTATTGCAGCAGGGCTAAGTAGGTAAGAAATTCAGTATCTCCTGGGTTTTACTACATCGACAACGACCTGAATTCATCTTCAACCTCGGCATGATCGACGATGGTGATCGTGCCAATCAGTGCCATAGACTCCATGTTCATGATGATTGGCAATCGCTCCGAGATCAAAAGAAAATAATGACGAGGGTGGTAAATTGTGAAAGCTCTGGAGCAAGTATAATAGGCGCCGGTGGCCCTTGATTTTCAACAGGTAAGTGGCAGTAGCCGTAGTTTTCAGTTGAGATTAGGTAGGGGAGCCTTTGGACTTGATCGGCTGGATCGTAATAAACTAGTCTAAAGGGCCTTTCGTTGTTAGCGAATTTGGTGAGATTTTATGTCCTCCTGGAGTTTGTTGGACGGGGCGCCTGCATGACACCCTGCTGCCATCAGCCGATCGTTAACTGTAACTTTGGTGTCACCGCTACAAGTGGCTGGCTGCCTGCACATCACCGTTCTTCAAGCAGCTCAGCTGAAAGGTACATGACCTTACTTTTGCTCCCGAGGAAAATGTTTTTCTATTCCTTTGAGGTAAAAATAAGTCTTTCTGTGGCAGATAGAAAAGGAAGGTTTATCTGGGCCACGAACATCATTTTTCGTTTAAATTATTATTTTTTAGAGAGAGAATATATTTGATATTTTCTTAATAAGAATATGACATTCAGGACGTACTTGTGGGCTGGATTAAAAGCCCACTCTCCAGCAGATCTAAGATCTTTGTTGGACTGAGCCTATATTGGGCTTGTAAGCTTGTTGATCGGGAATAAGGAAACGTATAAAGCGAATTTGCCACCCGTCGTAGAGCCCAGGGCTACGGATAATCCGTATGGGTAGGTGTGTACGGCCAAGGCATCATTTCGACATGCAGTTCCTTCTTGCAATTGTAGAAATTCTCCTGATGGTCTGTctgctcgactacttttgcgttTCCTCTTCCTCTAGCATGGACGTGTGAACACACGGGTCAAAGATGAAGAAGCGCGGTGCCTGAGTCGGCAAAGGTCGCCGTAGCACGATCACTTTCAGCAATCAGCCACGTAATAACCGAGCGTCACGAACCAGCGCGAATACTGGGCACGTGAGGAATCAGCGCGACCCCCGGGCGTCCATCTCTTGACAGCCGCCGACGGCGACGGAGACGTCTGTggccagccgccgcctccggcgTCCGGGCACGCGAACTGATGCCGCGCGCGCGAAGCGTTCTTTATGAGCTCGCGACTTGTGATCCCGGCCGGTCAAATGGAGTTGCAGCAAGCAAGCTGATGATAGCTAGAGCACGACGCATGCATTTGGTTTACGCAGCGGCGGCTTCTCCCTCCACGTCGCCACCACGTAGCATCCTCACGCACAGAGATAGAGTTGCCCTGCTGTGGCTTTCGCCTGCACTGCTGCACGCAGCAGACAGCACACATGCTCCTGATGGCTTGATTAGAATTGCCTGCTGCACTCCAAGGGTCGTGTTACGGCTTAGCTTATCCCAGGTTCAAGGTGCTCGCACGTTGGAAACGGCGCTGGATCCTGGCCACCGCTGCAGAACAGGAACGGCTATCTCTGAACAATTCAGTAGTACTTGGCCAATTGGGCCATTACTGTACAAGTTAGTGGTTAGAACTTGGGTTTCCTGATAGTCTTTGCTTCAGAAAATGAAAGCCCGGAAGGGGGGCTTCAGATCAACATCTGCCCATGCACCCAAAAGCACCACCAACCTGTTGTTAACTGAAGCAATGCGAGGTGGTAGCAGCCAAAAGCAGATGCTTCAGAAAATTGCCGGGCTTCAGATTAACATCTGTCCATGTACTCAAAGCACCAGCCTGTTGTTAACTGAAGCAAAGCGAGCTAGTACTAGCAAAAAGCAAAGTGAGGCACGTGAGGCAATGCGTGAAAACGGGAAAAGCATGAAGAAAAAAGAATTAAAAATGCGTAGATTCCTTCGATTACACTACAATTTTATGAGCATTTATACACGATCAAGTGTATTATTAATGTACACACACAAGCACATCACCGGGCATATACCTTTCCCTGGCTCGTAGCCAAGGTAGCCGAGAGGCTTTGCTTTCCTTGGCTGCTGCACAGGCCGATTCTTTTGGCGCCACCTTCCTCGATTCCGGGATGCAGAGGCAGCTGAGCATCTCGGCGATGCCCAAGCTCCTGCCGGAggaagccggcggcggcggcaacgaCGACGACGTGGAGGCCAAGCCCGAgaaggcgccggcgccgcggtcGTCGGGGAAGGAGCGCTCCGTGCACTTCATACCGCTCGTCATCGTGctctgcttcctcctcctcttcctctgctcccaCGACCCCTCTCCCACTGGTAAGTGTGTTTCCTTTAGATCGATTCATCTaatgctctccatgctctttTCATGTGTGTTCATGTTGATCTCTTCGTACTGTCTTTGTGTTTTCTGTCTGCAGATATGTCGAGTTTTGGAGAGAAGGCTGGGAGCAAGAATGCCAAGTCGCTCTGATCCTGTGAAGAACTGAACAAGTGACGCACCAAGAAAAATATTTGTCTTTCAGTTTATTTTTCAGTACAGATCCAATTGTGTATTTGATCTCAACTACGAAGCATAAACACGGTGCCCTATGCTACGAGGCTAGCACTGCCGCAAACAACCGTCAAAAGTT
The sequence above is drawn from the Panicum hallii strain FIL2 chromosome 7, PHallii_v3.1, whole genome shotgun sequence genome and encodes:
- the LOC112901668 gene encoding uncharacterized protein LOC112901668, with amino-acid sequence MQRQLSISAMPKLLPEEAGGGGNDDDVEAKPEKAPAPRSSGKERSVHFIPLVIVLCFLLLFLCSHDPSPTDMSSFGEKAGSKNAKSL